In Hippoglossus stenolepis isolate QCI-W04-F060 chromosome 13, HSTE1.2, whole genome shotgun sequence, a single genomic region encodes these proteins:
- the si:dkey-230p4.1 gene encoding trichohyalin isoform X1, protein MELQERAELQWEVCRLQEKLAESQAEREELESRSRALNDRLCQSVSPSLGLSMHMEGEQREWRRRVREAREREARQALLIHRLQNKVVEYRDRCQRLDLQLQNQHTQLINTEQRIRDEHSDSLESALIRLEEEQQRSLGLVETNALLREQLGQSEQANQSLRQDLKKLTDDWSRAVEEAEQRESDWLREKKCVSGGVGHHQAQLLSVWRSVVSLRRVCHSVKTAADRDLWQLRAEFSRLSSSLLSSCDSVSSALRLNDPHIKPPPSSSTLLPLHPDSSASEPPLVSSSSLGTFVLAELEQRWEELERPLQETEVSQLKERIVELSHSLQEEHGLREEREREVERHRETERRLQSVSRAVVSLSRVLSSCSRSMCVSSDSVLSLDLSSLLSVLSQTESALQGRHQELQGAELSLRRLSEENATLHLRLKQLEDDNQQLQTHTKHTQLELTHTLETLSRERETLSSLRLQVEEVQMREEEVRRENNRLRSERDRQEERNRRLETETHRRVGTELLENVQLTERDSLQRMEIHTLKGALEREQLDRQRAEDEAADARDALQKSRECVVRLSSLECALKREVDEGRDSVDKMATLNSALASDKRDLIKQLLQLECERSDSQSQLHTLRSEVSSLHKEVKTLNSDCSQLRAHKEGEADIVHQLRERGSEMERIMEEKERELASLMEEREKDGRQQEEMSSRCSSVCAELKEAQEQLQRTREEERKREQEEQERESRRQQEDKVLMELRSLSVSLYQQLAQQQKQLSQSEVDRCQLITHVQTVQDVKHTLQGEVACLREELEEMTARRERCEEESEALKEKMERLTEEVEELRRTRREEKEEGKKERAAWQREREGLNEELGTRDGEVEALRRRKEGLTEEKEERQREVERLTGEVTERDMQISQMMERIQRAERERENLEEEVKKTELSLREEEVKREERRREIEALCDRMERLEREKEEREGEVERWRMRVEEVEEVERLRGRVEEVKRDREEERKKNERLKEEKEEAVGGLSKRLKEKVGEMELLRVTLNVAKEECEEVKEEVQRRERSLERQMNAVREREEEVEELKERLRLLEEREEEGAREQEEVKEKLKLMQEREEQLEMLLRETQDILEEERREGGEKDDRISLLVKELQEAQAETDGVRRRVREGEEVNDRLEEEVKEWSKKVELSTRESTKISCLLKEREEEVQQLREEREEEKKEKEEERREREERRRRMDIELMELDKEKRRLEEKLREVEEEQEEEREEKRRTREEKRRLEEKVREVEEEREEEREEKRRMENRLRVMQEGREVEEKELQRVKEEKRRFEDKLKERLKEMEGQREVLRSKEEEKRKLEDEVRKTKEERGSLVEKERDKHLLVEEQGRIRVRELEEEKTGLTEELRKSEREVTALREEVKREQREKKDAQEEVTVLKEEVQREQKRREETLEKWRQTEEIQKELRRSEREVSLLTEEVQEEQRGKKEVQKELMRRREELKALREEVQRERDGAQEELRRRREEVTGAQREKEEIEEKLRRTEREMMALREEVQREQRRSEETKEKLRQMEEVQEELTKRERQMFEELQKEEREKKGVQKELMQRMEEMTALREEVKSEQREKEETEKNLRRTEEEVTTLGEEVRRREEVQEELRGVQQSLEVMTDNLSSLQSQVCDLERSKQEVKEKEQERQQMKEGLREALEEMTKLKGLLQESHTEGERLRSALKDKKKEEVENPRTVIEEVEQQREEVEKERGQLEELRARTKALEWRRREVMEELEEALQAKEKTEEYRREAEECWRSRVEEMEEEKRVKLREIQTVKERQDEVEEEWRVRREVEESRAELSRVRATAAMLEEERHGQMRKRTDDKKRGGAEEEEQQVTSLLQEKEEVKRLLRLRETEVYALTQRTEELEKDRDRVRLALERTEAALIGYKERTHQQEQSSGAGPNSGEGVGDRLVVLQRLVAELELEQKRLNKKNSHLENTKEKLKRERHTLRDTLRQVEDERSRLRQQLTVSSRSQESTDTTEEERLRSRVMELEEQVSQLHLSLAVDQQQRAEFIQQSSRNSEWLLSLRHDLGDSLAIVTHSPIPSVLESETQRLDRSLREEELRMSLSQS, encoded by the exons atggagctgcaggagagggCGGAGCTCCAATGGGAGGTGTGTCgtctgcaggagaagctggcGGAGAGTCAggcggagagggaggagctggagtcGAGGAGCAGAGCTCTGAACgacagg ctgtgcCAGTCAGTGTCTCCCTCGCTCGGCCTCTCGATGCATATGGAGGGTGAGcagagggagtggaggaggcgGGTGAGGGAAGCGAGAGAGCGGGAGGCCAGACAGGCGCTGCTCATCCACCGCCTGCAGAACAAG GTGGTGGAGTACAGAGACCGATGTCAGCGTCTTGATCTTCAGCTGCagaatcaacacacacaactgatcaacactgag cAGAGGATCAGAGATGAACACAGTGACTCTCTGGAGAGCGCCCTCATCAGGCTCGAGGAGGAACAGCAGAG gtcaCTCGGTCTGGTTGAGACCAACGCTCTCTTGCGGGAGCagctcggccaatcagagcaggccaACCAGTCCCTGAGGCAGGACCTCAAGAAGCTGACAGATGATTGGTCGAGAGCTGTGGAAGAGGCGGAGCAGAGAGagtctgattggctgagagagAAGAAG tgtgtgtcaGGTGGTGTGGGCCATCATCAGGCTCAGTTGTTGTCTGTGTGGAGGTCTGTGGTTTCTCTGAGACGAGTCTGTCACTCTGTCAAAACTGCAGCCGACAG GGACCTGTGGCAGCTGAGGGCGGAGTTTTCTCGTCTCTCGTCGTCTCTTCTGTCCAGCTGTgactctgtctcctctgccCTGAGACTCAATGATCCTCACAtcaaaccccccccctcctcctccactctgctcccCCTTCATCCAGACTCCTCGGCCTCTGAGCCccctctcgtctcctcctcgtctctggGAACCTTCGTGTTGGCGGAGTTGGAGCAGAggtgggaggagctggagcgccccctgcaggagaCTGAAGTGTCACAGCTGAAGGAGCG GATTGTGGAGCTCTCTCACTCGCTGCAGGAGGAGCACgggctgagggaggagagagagagagaggtagagagacacagagagacagagagacgtcTTCAGTCCGTCAGTCGAGCTGTGGTCAGTCTG TCCAGAGtcctgagcagctgcagtcgttctatgtgtgtgtcctcggaCAGCGTCCTCAGTCTGGACCTGTCCTCCctgctgtctgtcctgtctCAGACAGAGAGCGCCCTCCAGGGGAGACACCAGGAACTGCAG ggggcGGAGCTCTCTCTGCGGCGGCTCAGTGAGGAAAACGCAACCCTGCACCTCCGACTGAAACAGCTGGAAGACGACAACCAGcagctacagacacacacaaaacacactcagctggagctcacacacactctggaaacactgagcag GGAGCGCGAGACGTTGTCTTCACTGCgtctgcaggtggaggaggtgcagatgagggaggaggaggtgaggagggagaacaacagactgaggagtgagagagacagacaggaggagaggaacagacgcctggagacagaaacacacagacg AGTTGGGACGGAGTTGTTGGAGAACGTTcagctgacagagagagactctCTTCAGCGGATGGAGATTCACACTCTGAAG GGGGCGCTGGAGAGAGAGCAgttggacagacagagagcagaagaCGAGGCTGCAGACGCCAGAGACGCTCTGCAGAAG TCCAGGGAGTGTGTTGTGCGTCTGTCGTCCCTCGAGTGTGCGTTGAAGAGGGAGGTGGACGAGGGACGTGACTCCGTGGACAAGATGGCCACCCTGAACTCAGCCTTGGCATCAGACAAGCGAGATCTgatcaaacagctgctgcag CTGGAGTGTGAGCGGTcagacagccaatcacagctgcacactctgaggtcagaggtcagctcTCTGCACAAAGAGGTCAAGACCCTCAACAGCGACTGCAGCCAACTTAG AGCTCACAAGGAGGGGGAGGCCGACATAGTTCATCagctgagagaaagagggtcagagatggagagaataatggaggagaaggagagagagttgGCCTccctgatggaggagagagagaaggatggacGTCAGCAGGAGGAG ATGTCCTCTCGGTGTTCATCGGTGTGTGCGGAGCTGAAGGAGGcgcaggagcagctgcagcggacgagagaggaggagaggaagagagagcaggaggaacaggagagagagagcaggaggcagcaggaggacaaGGTGCTGATGGAGCTCAG gtCTCTGTCGGTGTCTCTCTATCAGCAGCTCGctcagcagcagaagcagctgtCGCAGTCAGAGGTCGACAGATGTCAGCTGATCACACACGTTCAGACTGTGCAGGacgtcaaacacacactgcagg GAGAGGTGGCGTGTctgagagaggagctggaggaaatgACAGCCAGGAGAGAAAGGTgcgaggaggagagtgaggcgctgaaagagaagatggagcgactgacagaggaggtggaggagctgaggagaacaaggagggaagagaaggaagagggaaagaaggagagggCGGCCTGGCAAAGAGAAAGGGAAGGTCTGAATGAGGAGTTGGGGACGAgggatggagaggtggaggcCCTGAGGAGGCGCAAAGAGGGATTGactgaggaaaaggaggagagacagagggaggtggagagactGACGGGGGAGGTGACGGAGAGGGATATGCAAATCAGCCAGATGATGGAGAGAATACagcgagcagagagagagagggagaacctggaggaggaggtgaagaagacaGAGCTGAGtttgagagaggaggaggtgaagagggaggagaggaggagagagatcgAGGCACTCTGTGACCGGATGGAGagattagagagagagaaggaggagagagagggggaggtggagagatggaggatgagagtggaggaagtggaggaggttgAGCGACTGAGgggcagagtggaggaggtgaagagggacagagaggaggagaggaaaaagaacgAGAGattgaaagaggagaaggaggaagctGTAGGAGGACTGTCGAAGAGGCTGAAGGAGAAGGTGGGGGAGATGGAGCTTCTGAGGGTGACGCTGAACGTGGCAAaggaggagtgtgaggaggtgaaggaggaggtgcAGCGGAGGGAGCGCAGCCTGGAGCGACAGATGAACGCcgtgagagagagggaggaggaagtggaggagctgaaagagCGACTGAGGCTGTtggaggagcgggaggaggagggagcgagggagcaagaggaggtgaaggagaaacTGAAGCtgatgcaggagagagaggagcagctggagatgctgctgagagaaacacaagatattctggaggaggagagaagggagggaggagaaaaagacgACAGGATCTCCCTCTTGGtcaaagagctgcaggaggctcaGGCCGAGACCgatggagtgaggaggagagtgagagagggcgAGGAGGTAAACGACAGGctagaggaggaggtgaaggagtgGAGCAAGAAGGTCGAGCTGAGTACGAGGGAGTCAACAAAGATCAGTTGTCTTCTGAAAgaacgagaggaggaggtgcagcagctgagagaggagagggaggaggagaagaaagaaaaagaggaggagaggagagagagagaggaaaggagaaggaggatggACATCGAGCTGATGGAGTTGGATAAGGAGAAGAGGAGACTAGAGGAGAAATTGagggaggtggaagaggaacaggaggaagaaagggaggagaagaggaggacgagggaggagaaaaggaggctggaggagaaagtgagggaggtagaggaggagcgggaggaagagagggaggagaagaggaggatggagaacagACTGAGGGTGAtgcaggaggggagagaggtcgaggagaaggagctgcagagggtgaaggaggagaaaaggaggttTGAGGATAAACTGAAAGAGAGGTTGAAAGAAatggagggacagagggaggtgcTGAGAagtaaagaggaggagaaaagaaagctAGAAGATGAAGTGAGGAAGACCAAAGAGGAGCGAGGGAGTTtagtggagaaagagagagataagcACCTCCTGGTGGAGGAGCAAGGGAGGATCAGAGTCAGAGAGctcgaggaggagaagacagggctgacagaggagctgaggaagagCGAGAGGGAGGTGACAGcgctgagggaggaggtgaaaagagaacaaagagagaagaaagatgCACAGGAGGAGGTGACGGTCCTCAAGGAGGAGGTCCAGAGGGAGcaaaaaaggagggaggagaccCTTGAGAAGtggaggcagacagaggaaatacagaaggagctgaggaggagtgagagggaggtGTCTTTACTGACAGAGGAGGTCCAAGAAGAACAGAGGGGAAAGAAGGAGGTGCAGAAGGAGCtaatgaggaggagagaagagttGAAAGCTCTGAGGGAGGaagtgcagagggagagagatggagcgcaggaggagctgaggaggaggagagaggaggtaaCAGGGgcacaaagagagaaggaggagatagaggagaagctgaggaggacggagagggaGATGATGGCTCtgagggaggaggtgcagagggAACAAAGAAGGAGTGAGGAAACCAAAGAGAAGCTGAGGCAGATGGAGGAAGTACAAGAGGAGCTgacgaagagagagaggcagatgtTTGAGGAGTTAcaaaaggaagagagggagaagaagggggTGCAGAAGGAGCTTAtgcagaggatggaggagatgacggctctgagggaggaggtgaaaagcgaacaaagagagaaggaggagacagagaagaatctgcggaggacagaggaggaggtgacgaCTCTTGGAGAGGAAGtgcggaggagggaggaggtgcaggaggagctgagaggagttCAGCAGAGCCTGGAGGTGATGACGGACAACCTGAGCTCCCTGCAGAGTCAG gTGTGTGACCTGGAGCGATCgaagcaggaagtgaaggagaaggagcaggagaggcaGCAGATGAAGGAGGGACTGAGGGAGGCGCTGGAGGAGATGACCAAACTCAAAGGGCTCCTGCAG GAGAGccacacagagggagagcgaCTGAGGAGCGCTCTGAAGgacaagaagaaggaggaggtggagaaccCGAGGACGGTCATAGAGGAGGTGGagcaacagagggaggaggttgaaaaggaaagaggacagctggaggagctgagagcAAGAACCAAGGCcctggagtggaggaggagggaggtgatggaggagctggaggaggctctTCAAGCaaaggagaagacagaggagtacaggagggaggctgaggagtgttggaggagcagagtggaggagatggaggaggagaagcgggTGAAGCTGAGAGAAATCCAGACGGTGAAGGAGAGACaggatgaggtggaggaggagtggagggtcaggagggaggtggaggagagcaggGCTGAGCTAAGCAGGGTCAGAGCCACGGCGGCcatgttggaggaggagagacatggacagatgaggaagaggacagatgacaagaagagaggaggagcggAG gaggaggagcagcaggtcacgtctctgctgcaggagaaggaggaggtgaagaggctGCTGAGGCTTCGAGAAACTGag GTGTACGCTCTCACTCAGAGGacggaggagctggagaaggacaGAGATCGAGTCCGATTGGCTCTGGAGAGAACTGAGGCagctctgattggctacaaGGAGAGAACCCACCAACAGGAGCAGAGCTCAGGGGCGGGACCAAACTCAGGAGAG ggtgTTGGGGACAGACTCGTTGTCCTCCAGCGTCTCGTTGCTGAACTGGAACTCGAACAAAAACGACTGAACAAGAAAAACTCGCATctggaaaatacaaaagaaaaactgaagagagagagacacacactgagagacacactgagacag gtggagGACGAGCGATCGAGGCTGCGACAGCAGCTGACTGTAAGCAGCAGATCTCAG gagTCTACagacaccacagaagaagagcgTCTGCGGAGTcgagtgatggagctggaggagcag GTCAGTCAGCTCCATCTCTCATTGGCTGTGGATCAACAGCAGAGGGCGGAGTTTATCCAGCAGTCGTCCAGAAACAGCGAGTGGCTGCTCTCCCTAAGACACGACCTCGGTGATTCGCTCGCCATCGTCACGCACAGTCCAATCCCATCAGTCCTGGAGTCTGAGACACAGCGATTGGACCGCagcctgagggaggaggagctgaggatgtCGCTCAGCCAATCATAA